The genomic stretch TACAAGggattaaaataagaaattaatccgGTTCACTGTTTATATGGACAGTTAAACCAGCCAAGGCCAATTATTAGTTGTTTTGTTAATGTGAATATTTCATTTAACtatgaaagaataaaagaaaagggaaatatCATTTGACTTTTTCCTTCTGATTATGGGTTGTGGATACTTggattttcagttttaacaggCCTGGACGTATAGAACCTCTGCTACGGACAACTAGTCACCTCCCAGGGGAGGtgataatgatgataaaattCGATGGATGTTGCTTGTGGTCTTTTAATTCTAGAGCAACAATAAAATCTTTTGGCTTAGCGAATGCTGATTTTATGTTTAGTACGTAGTCAGAGTGGTTCGAAGGGGAGAGGGAGGTCTATGAAAGAGTATACGAGCCGTTGTTGAAGTCGGAATCTAGTCATCTTCAGGGGAGGTGACCATCTGACGCTGACGGAAAAGTTCGATCTTTCCGTTGCGATTGATTTTTGGTCAAGCAAGGGCAAAACAGATCCTATTATATCTAACACCAAGACGATAGATTTTACTGGTAATCAAGTTGTTGTGTTGAATAGAGCAGGTTTTCTTTCATAGGTGggtgcttttatttatttatttatttatccatcTATTTTGGTACAAAATCTATTTCTTCATCTGAACTCCAACATTTTTTCCTTAGATTCAACAAACACAGTTTTCATGTTTAAAATGTGCCCACGTATTCACAAGTAGGTGGGCATTGTAGTCTGCTTGCTTGGTTGACGCTTTCAACAGGGAAAGGTTTACAGAGTCCAAGAAGAAGCTCCAAGCTATCCTCTCGGATGAGGAACTTGAATACGTCCCATTTCTCATTCTAAGAAACAAGGTTGATTTGGGCTATGCTGCCGCGGAAGAGGAATAGCGTCGCCACCATGGCCTTCCCAACTTCACCGCTGGTAAGGGGAGAGTCAATCTGGATGCTGAAGATCGCCCCATCGAAGTTTTCATGTGTCGCATTGCACGATATGCTGATGGTTTTGAATGCTTCACTCAGTACATACAGTATTTGAGTGCATCTGCCCATCATGTCAATGAAGATATATTGGCCCTCGTTCCGAGTGAAAAACGAGAATCTACAGTATTAGGCATCACCAATCTCGAATTTGTAGAATTTTCGAGTTCGGAATGAcgttgaaaattcaattttcccATTAAATGTCCctgttcattaaaaataaaatatcgtGCCCAATTATTTCCTGGCTCAGAATGGTGTCTTAATCACAACAAAATACAACTCATCATGGTTTCTTTAGCGGCGAAATTCACGTAGATTCCGAGCCATCGGACTTTCTAAACTATGTTGAAACTGATTATAGCCACACAATTACAAAAGCTGAGTTCAATTTAAAGCCATCTAAGAAGCCTAGAGTCCAAAAGCACCATCAAGGACTTACCCAAACTTAATACTAACATGGGAATCATCATAACCCTCTCGAAAGCTTAAAAACAGCTTGCAAGGGTAAAACGAGCACAATTGATTAATCTACACAATTTACCAAGATGTGCAGGCTCCTACAGTGCATAAACCTCCTTTTGCTACATATTCACACGCAGGCACATATTATTTTACAAGCCAGATTACCATTGCCTATAAGTCACTTTCAACCATGTCCGTGTCGAGAAGCCCTTCATATTCCACCTGAAGAAGCACAGGAGGAGAATATTAATTAATCTGCAAGACAGAATTATAAGACTAGCAACTTCCAGGTAAATCACCTACAGTTGCTTGGTTATGGGTTAATTTCATCCTCCGGTATTGCTCTTGTGCTTGCTTTGAACGGAACATTGCTTGAACCCGTATTACAGATCTCTCAACCCGTTCACCTGCCTGTTTCTGGCTGATTTTGTAGAAGTCTTCCTCCGTATCAATTTCATGTTTCGGATCTATATCTGTTTCAACAGGTTCAACTTGCAGTCCACGAAAGCCTTTTCTCTTTAAACGCCATCTCAAAACTGCTTTCTCAAGCACTCCAACTGACCAGATGATCTTACGGTACTGCCTTCTCTCTTGGAAGCCTCGGAAAGCAGCCTGTATTAGAACAGAAGGAAAATCACTTACTAATTTCCTGGATTTCCTATGCTAACAATAATATCTTAGGCATGCAACAATGAGAAGGAATGAggaaaacattattttgttttaatgttcaTTGCATTTAATTCGTTACTGGAACACTTATTATGGTCTTAAATTCTGTTAAGTTGAAAGAGACGAACAGGTGAGCTTTTTGGGATATTTGAAACCAAAATGGTCCACTGGCAGACTCAGAATGCTTTGGCCTCgacataaattataataatcacttttgaatcggaaaagaataaaaaataggcAAATAGCTTCTTAATTTCCTGGATTTCTTATGCTAACTTAGGTATGCAACAATGAGAAGGAATGAGGAAAAcagtgttgttttttaatgactTCTTATTTTTTGGGTCCTATATTCTGTTAAGATGAAAGAGATGAACAGGTGGAGCCTTTTGGGATATTTGAAACCAAAATGGCCCAATGGCAGACTCAGAACGCTTTGGACTCAACATCAATTATAATAGTCACTTTTGAATTAGAAACGAAAAGATGATAAAAATCATCCACCACTACCATGCTATGTAAGTAATCTTggtttcctttctctttttcccCTTTGGTGTCAGTTACACAGAAATTAAACCGGTATGAAAGGGGAGTGAGCACTTACTTGAATTTTGATAGCCTGTCGACGCATATTAAGGAAATTCTTCCGCATTTTCCAAGTACGGAACCTATGTTGAATGTGGGCAGCAGCCGCCATCTTTTTCTTACTGTCATAGTTGCGAAAGGCATGTTGGATTCTCATTGCTGCAATAATATTCCGCGCTTCATCCTCTGGGCTGGAGGACTGAACTGCTTTAGTGTATACTTTCAGCGAGTGTTCTCTGAAAGCAGACTGTATACGTGCTGCTGCATCAGCGGCTGTGCGGTAAGCTGCCAAAGTATCCTTCAGATGCAACTCCTCCTCACTTAGATTCTCAGAATTTACAGTGTCTGTTGCAGTAGTTTGCAGCGAGCCAGAGGCATTCCCAGCTATTTTCATAGACTCAAATTGTGCCACCAAAGCCTTTTCAGACAGATAAGCAGCTAAGCCATCATAACCCTTTGCAGATGCCAGATCAGCAGCGGTGCACCCACCAGGATTTTCTTTAGTGGGATCTGTAACCAAGTTTGGCTTTGCCCCTGCAGATAAGAGAGCTGCAACCATTTTCTCCCTGTACATGTAGATCATCAAAATCGGAGAAAAAATGACAGTTACTTCGAGACTGACATACATTCGAGTCAGTAAAGAAGTCTTAATATATACTCCTGGTCCTTTAGGATACATACATCACGTTTTCTTGACTGCTTATAATGCTACCCATATTTGTGTAGCCcaatgtttttctatttcagAGAGATGTATATGATTTGCTTTGGCATGAAGAGACAGAATAACATGGAAGTAGTGAAATGGAGTGAAGCTGTGACAAGCAAAGGGAAAatggaagaagataaaaaatgtCCTAGTTCATTTTATTCAAGACACTTAAAGAAACTGAAGCTGGACAACCGCAGAAGAACTGcaaattaaatcaacaaagaacATGTCCATACCTTCCATAAAATGCTGCCCAGTGAAGGGCTGTCCATCCATGTATATCGCGAAAATCTAATGATAAGCCTgaccatgaaaacaaataaacagcCCAAGTGTATCCAATAATAGCACATAAATGGATTACTCCAAGGCCTTGAGCATCGTATTCTGTGCTTTTACGGCCCTCAAGTATTCTTTCCAATAGCCATtcctttattgtgttttttaaagaaagttcAAACAAACCATCTTTTGCCTGCGCAACTGAAATTCTGCTGTCCTCAATTGACTTAATCAAGTATGCCCAACTATTAGAAATATTAGAAGTTTTGTGTGCGAACTTCTTAGCCTCCTTCAGTTTAGCCGGTGACACTTTACTAGATAGAACGTTAAGGGTCTTGGAAGTAGAAAAGAGCAAATAAGCAAGTCTCATCTGAAGATGGAACTCTTCCCACTTGGATTTGTCTTCTGAAAAAACAACCGAATCATGTACTGAAGGAGCACGgtactcaaaattcaaaatttggcTGATGGGTTTGGATCCATCCAAACTCAAACATAGATTTACTAGTCCAGGGGAATGCGGCGACACCATACAGCTATAGACCCCAGCCTGGACAATTTCTGCTGGAACAAAAGCATCTCCACAGATACAGAACAGATTGGACTTTGCCAG from Populus alba chromosome 8, ASM523922v2, whole genome shotgun sequence encodes the following:
- the LOC118062481 gene encoding calmodulin-binding transcription activator 5 isoform X4 yields the protein MESGFSDRLVGSEIHGFHTLRGGTIVLFDRKMLRNFRKDGHNWKKKKDGKTVKEAHEHLKVGNEERIHVYYAHGQDIPTFVRRCYWLLDKTLEHIVLVHYRETQEGSPATPVNSHSSSVSDQPAPGLLSEESDSGAALGYYAGEKDLELSGSSDSLTVINHAIRLHELNTLEWDELLTNDPGNSILHGGDKIPSFDQQNQIAVKGSVNDGSTLSSYQLSAEMSALGNLTEAVVRNGNTQFSGPDNVYRQLTGSQVYLDAQRKNSVVLGAGDSLDILINDGLQSQDSFGRWMNSIIDDSPVSVDDAAVESSISSGHDSFASPGMDQHQSSIQEQMFIITDFSPAWGFSNETTKILVTGYFHEQYLHLAKSNLFCICGDAFVPAEIVQAGVYSCMVSPHSPGLVNLCLSLDGSKPISQILNFEYRAPSVHDSVVFSEDKSKWEEFHLQMRLAYLLFSTSKTLNVLSSKVSPAKLKEAKKFAHKTSNISNSWAYLIKSIEDSRISVAQAKDGLFELSLKNTIKEWLLERILEGRKSTEYDAQGLGVIHLCAIIGYTWAVYLFSWSGLSLDFRDIHGWTALHWAAFYGREKMVAALLSAGAKPNLVTDPTKENPGGCTAADLASAKGYDGLAAYLSEKALVAQFESMKIAGNASGSLQTTATDTVNSENLSEEELHLKDTLAAYRTAADAAARIQSAFREHSLKVYTKAVQSSSPEDEARNIIAAMRIQHAFRNYDSKKKMAAAAHIQHRFRTWKMRKNFLNMRRQAIKIQAAFRGFQERRQYRKIIWSVGVLEKAVLRWRLKRKGFRGLQVEPVETDIDPKHEIDTEEDFYKISQKQAGERVERSVIRVQAMFRSKQAQEQYRRMKLTHNQATVEYEGLLDTDMVESDL
- the LOC118062481 gene encoding calmodulin-binding transcription activator 5 isoform X5, producing the protein MLRNFRKDGHNWKKKKDGKTVKEAHEHLKVGNEERIHVYYAHGQDIPTFVRRCYWLLDKTLEHIVLVHYRETQEGSPATPVNSHSSSVSDQPAPGLLSEESDSGAALGYYAGEKDLELSGSSDSLTVINHAIRLHELNTLEWDELLTNDPGNSILHGGDKIPSFDQQNQIAVKGSVNDGSTLSSYQLSAEMSALGNLTEAVVRNGNTQFSGPDNVYRQLTGSQVYLDAQRKNSVVLGAGDSLDILINDGLQSQDSFGRWMNSIIDDSPVSVDDAAVESSISSGHDSFASPGMDQHQSSIQEQMFIITDFSPAWGFSNETTKILVTGYFHEQYLHLAKSNLFCICGDAFVPAEIVQAGVYSCMVSPHSPGLVNLCLSLDGSKPISQILNFEYRAPSVHDSVVFSEDKSKWEEFHLQMRLAYLLFSTSKTLNVLSSKVSPAKLKEAKKFAHKTSNISNSWAYLIKSIEDSRISVAQAKDGLFELSLKNTIKEWLLERILEGRKSTEYDAQGLGVIHLCAIIGYTWAVYLFSWSGLSLDFRDIHGWTALHWAAFYGREKMVAALLSAGAKPNLVTDPTKENPGGCTAADLASAKGYDGLAAYLSEKALVAQFESMKIAGNASGSLQTTATDTVNSENLSEEELHLKDTLAAYRTAADAAARIQSAFREHSLKVYTKAVQSSSPEDEARNIIAAMRIQHAFRNYDSKKKMAAAAHIQHRFRTWKMRKNFLNMRRQAIKIQAAFRGFQERRQYRKIIWSVGVLEKAVLRWRLKRKGFRGLQVEPVETDIDPKHEIDTEEDFYKISQKQAGERVERSVIRVQAMFRSKQAQEQYRRMKLTHNQATVEYEGLLDTDMVESDL
- the LOC118062481 gene encoding calmodulin-binding transcription activator 5 isoform X3 is translated as MEESRTRWLRPNEIHAMLCNHKYFTINVKPVNLPISGTIVLFDRKMLRNFRKDGHNWKKKKDGKTVKEAHEHLKVGNEERIHVYYAHGQDIPTFVRRCYWLLDKTLEHIVLVHYRETQEGSPATPVNSHSSSVSDQPAPGLLSEESDSGAALGYYAGEKDLELSGSSDSLTVINHAIRLHELNTLEWDELLTNDPGNSILHGGDKIPSFDQQNQIAVKGSVNDGSTLSSYQLSAEMSALGNLTEAVVRNGNTQFSGPDNVYRQLTGSQVYLDAQRKNSVVLGAGDSLDILINDGLQSQDSFGRWMNSIIDDSPVSVDDAAVESSISSGHDSFASPGMDQHQSSIQEQMFIITDFSPAWGFSNETTKILVTGYFHEQYLHLAKSNLFCICGDAFVPAEIVQAGVYSCMVSPHSPGLVNLCLSLDGSKPISQILNFEYRAPSVHDSVVFSEDKSKWEEFHLQMRLAYLLFSTSKTLNVLSSKVSPAKLKEAKKFAHKTSNISNSWAYLIKSIEDSRISVAQAKDGLFELSLKNTIKEWLLERILEGRKSTEYDAQGLGVIHLCAIIGYTWAVYLFSWSGLSLDFRDIHGWTALHWAAFYGREKMVAALLSAGAKPNLVTDPTKENPGGCTAADLASAKGYDGLAAYLSEKALVAQFESMKIAGNASGSLQTTATDTVNSENLSEEELHLKDTLAAYRTAADAAARIQSAFREHSLKVYTKAVQSSSPEDEARNIIAAMRIQHAFRNYDSKKKMAAAAHIQHRFRTWKMRKNFLNMRRQAIKIQAAFRGFQERRQYRKIIWSVGVLEKAVLRWRLKRKGFRGLQVEPVETDIDPKHEIDTEEDFYKISQKQAGERVERSVIRVQAMFRSKQAQEQYRRMKLTHNQATVEYEGLLDTDMVESDL
- the LOC118062481 gene encoding calmodulin-binding transcription activator 5 isoform X2 yields the protein MESGFSDRLVGSEIHGFHTLRDLDVPSIMEESRTRWLRPNEIHAMLCNHKYFTINVKPVNLPISGTIVLFDRKMLRNFRKDGHNWKKKKDGKTVKEAHEHLKVGNEERIHVYYAHGQDIPTFVRRCYWLLDKTLEHIVLVHYRETQEGSPATPVNSHSSSVSDQPAPGLLSEESDSGAALGYYAGEKDLGSSDSLTVINHAIRLHELNTLEWDELLTNDPGNSILHGGDKIPSFDQQNQIAVKGSVNDGSTLSSYQLSAEMSALGNLTEAVVRNGNTQFSGPDNVYRQLTGSQVYLDAQRKNSVVLGAGDSLDILINDGLQSQDSFGRWMNSIIDDSPVSVDDAAVESSISSGHDSFASPGMDQHQSSIQEQMFIITDFSPAWGFSNETTKILVTGYFHEQYLHLAKSNLFCICGDAFVPAEIVQAGVYSCMVSPHSPGLVNLCLSLDGSKPISQILNFEYRAPSVHDSVVFSEDKSKWEEFHLQMRLAYLLFSTSKTLNVLSSKVSPAKLKEAKKFAHKTSNISNSWAYLIKSIEDSRISVAQAKDGLFELSLKNTIKEWLLERILEGRKSTEYDAQGLGVIHLCAIIGYTWAVYLFSWSGLSLDFRDIHGWTALHWAAFYGREKMVAALLSAGAKPNLVTDPTKENPGGCTAADLASAKGYDGLAAYLSEKALVAQFESMKIAGNASGSLQTTATDTVNSENLSEEELHLKDTLAAYRTAADAAARIQSAFREHSLKVYTKAVQSSSPEDEARNIIAAMRIQHAFRNYDSKKKMAAAAHIQHRFRTWKMRKNFLNMRRQAIKIQAAFRGFQERRQYRKIIWSVGVLEKAVLRWRLKRKGFRGLQVEPVETDIDPKHEIDTEEDFYKISQKQAGERVERSVIRVQAMFRSKQAQEQYRRMKLTHNQATVEYEGLLDTDMVESDL
- the LOC118062481 gene encoding calmodulin-binding transcription activator 5 isoform X1, which translates into the protein MESGFSDRLVGSEIHGFHTLRDLDVPSIMEESRTRWLRPNEIHAMLCNHKYFTINVKPVNLPISGTIVLFDRKMLRNFRKDGHNWKKKKDGKTVKEAHEHLKVGNEERIHVYYAHGQDIPTFVRRCYWLLDKTLEHIVLVHYRETQEGSPATPVNSHSSSVSDQPAPGLLSEESDSGAALGYYAGEKDLELSGSSDSLTVINHAIRLHELNTLEWDELLTNDPGNSILHGGDKIPSFDQQNQIAVKGSVNDGSTLSSYQLSAEMSALGNLTEAVVRNGNTQFSGPDNVYRQLTGSQVYLDAQRKNSVVLGAGDSLDILINDGLQSQDSFGRWMNSIIDDSPVSVDDAAVESSISSGHDSFASPGMDQHQSSIQEQMFIITDFSPAWGFSNETTKILVTGYFHEQYLHLAKSNLFCICGDAFVPAEIVQAGVYSCMVSPHSPGLVNLCLSLDGSKPISQILNFEYRAPSVHDSVVFSEDKSKWEEFHLQMRLAYLLFSTSKTLNVLSSKVSPAKLKEAKKFAHKTSNISNSWAYLIKSIEDSRISVAQAKDGLFELSLKNTIKEWLLERILEGRKSTEYDAQGLGVIHLCAIIGYTWAVYLFSWSGLSLDFRDIHGWTALHWAAFYGREKMVAALLSAGAKPNLVTDPTKENPGGCTAADLASAKGYDGLAAYLSEKALVAQFESMKIAGNASGSLQTTATDTVNSENLSEEELHLKDTLAAYRTAADAAARIQSAFREHSLKVYTKAVQSSSPEDEARNIIAAMRIQHAFRNYDSKKKMAAAAHIQHRFRTWKMRKNFLNMRRQAIKIQAAFRGFQERRQYRKIIWSVGVLEKAVLRWRLKRKGFRGLQVEPVETDIDPKHEIDTEEDFYKISQKQAGERVERSVIRVQAMFRSKQAQEQYRRMKLTHNQATVEYEGLLDTDMVESDL